One region of Triticum aestivum cultivar Chinese Spring chromosome 6B, IWGSC CS RefSeq v2.1, whole genome shotgun sequence genomic DNA includes:
- the LOC123137887 gene encoding cyclin-dependent kinase F-4 isoform X1 encodes MDRFKLIKEVGDGTFGSVWRAINKQNGEVVAVKKMKRKYYSFEECMSLREVKSLRRMNHPNIVKLKEVIRENDILYFIMEYMECNLYQLMKDRVKPFAESDVRNWCFQIFQALAYMHQRGYFHRDLKPENLLVSKDVLKLADFGLAREISSAPPYTEYVSTRWYRAPEVLLQSSAYDSAVDMWAMGAIMAELLTLHPLFPGTSEADEILKICNVIGCPDEQTWPQGLSLAEAMKYQFPQIRGNQLSEVMKSASSEAVDLISSLCSWDPCKRPKAAEVLQHAFFKDCTYVPAAVRPKAAGPPKTPPGVGVRGVSGHIARRYSTGALSTSKPAANISIKPSSLSKIGVQRKLQLDRQAPQKSTRPTESNTKQTTSRVLARNSPGNANPILRHSRSLPETGRATVQKVSSITEKLAHMSVTSRTRTAVKPPVPLLKAGHLKSDFLGKSDEIPPAKRLTRKLVS; translated from the exons ATGGATAG ATTCAAGTTGATTAAGGAAGTTGGTGATGGGACATTCGGGAGCGTATGGCGCGCTATAAATAAACAAAATGGTGAAGTT GTGGCTGTTaagaaaatgaaaagaaaatatTATTCTTTCGAGGAATGTATGAGTTTACGTGAAGTAAAG TCTTTGCGGCGCATGAATCACCCTAACATAGTGAAGCTCAAGGAGGTCATAAGGGAAAATGATATATTATACTTCATAATGGAATACATG GAGTGCAATCTGTACCAACTTATGAAAGACAGAGTCAAGCCTTTCGCGGAGTCAGATGTCCGTAATTGGTGCTTTCAGATTTTCCAGGCTCTTGCTTATATGCACCAGAGGGGATACTTTCATCGTGACCTCAAACCAG AGAATCTGCTGGTCAGCAAAGATGTCCTAAAGCTAGCAGACTTTGGTCTAGCGAGAGAAATTTCATCTGCACCACCATACACAGAATATGTGTCAACACGCTG GTACCGAGCACCTGAAGTATTGCTCCAGTCATCTGCTTATGATTCTGCAGTTG ATATGTGGGCAATGGGTGCCATAATGGCCGAGCTGTTGACACTCCATCCTCTTTTCCCTGGCACAAG TGAAGCGGATGAGATTCTCAAGATTTGCAACGTTATTGGTTGCCCAGACGAGCAAACATGGCCCCAGGGATTGTCTCTTGCAGAGGCGATGAAGTATCAGTTCCCACAG ATCAGAGGCAATCAACTGTCGGAGGTAATGAAATCAGCCAGTAGTGAGGCAGTTGACCTTATATCC TCTCTGTGCTCATGGGATCCTTGCAAGAGACCAAAAGCCGCGGAAGTTCTCCAACATGCCTTCTTTAAG GATTGTACTTATGTTCCAGCTGCTGTCCGGCCAAAAGCTGCAGGTCCCCCTAAAACTCCTCCGGGTG tTGGAGTAAGAGGAGTTTCAGGACACATTGCTCGGAGATACTCCACTGGAGCTCTCTCCACAAGCAAACCTGCTGCAAACATATCTATAAAACCGAGCAGCTTATCTAAGATCG GTGTGCAAAGAAAACTTCAATTGGATCGTCAGGCACCACAGAAGAGTACACGGCCCACTGAGAGTAACACCAAACAAACTACTAGTCGAGTACTGGCAAGGAATAGCCCAG GGAACGCGAACCCGATATTAAGGCATTCACGCAGTTTACCTGAAACTGGCCGGGCAACGGTTCAGAAGGTTTCGAGTATCACCGAAAAGCTTGCTCATATGTCTGTGACCTCTCGAACACGCACGGCTGTGAAGCCCCCTGTCCCGCTGTTGAAGGCTGGGCATCTCAAGTCAGACTTCCTCGGGAAATCTGACGAAATCCCTCCGGCAAAGAGATTGACAAGAAAGTTGGTGAGCTAA
- the LOC123137887 gene encoding cyclin-dependent kinase F-4 isoform X2, whose amino-acid sequence MDRFKLIKEVGDGTFGSVWRAINKQNGEVECNLYQLMKDRVKPFAESDVRNWCFQIFQALAYMHQRGYFHRDLKPENLLVSKDVLKLADFGLAREISSAPPYTEYVSTRWYRAPEVLLQSSAYDSAVDMWAMGAIMAELLTLHPLFPGTSEADEILKICNVIGCPDEQTWPQGLSLAEAMKYQFPQIRGNQLSEVMKSASSEAVDLISSLCSWDPCKRPKAAEVLQHAFFKDCTYVPAAVRPKAAGPPKTPPGVGVRGVSGHIARRYSTGALSTSKPAANISIKPSSLSKIGVQRKLQLDRQAPQKSTRPTESNTKQTTSRVLARNSPGNANPILRHSRSLPETGRATVQKVSSITEKLAHMSVTSRTRTAVKPPVPLLKAGHLKSDFLGKSDEIPPAKRLTRKLVS is encoded by the exons ATGGATAG ATTCAAGTTGATTAAGGAAGTTGGTGATGGGACATTCGGGAGCGTATGGCGCGCTATAAATAAACAAAATGGTGAAGTT GAGTGCAATCTGTACCAACTTATGAAAGACAGAGTCAAGCCTTTCGCGGAGTCAGATGTCCGTAATTGGTGCTTTCAGATTTTCCAGGCTCTTGCTTATATGCACCAGAGGGGATACTTTCATCGTGACCTCAAACCAG AGAATCTGCTGGTCAGCAAAGATGTCCTAAAGCTAGCAGACTTTGGTCTAGCGAGAGAAATTTCATCTGCACCACCATACACAGAATATGTGTCAACACGCTG GTACCGAGCACCTGAAGTATTGCTCCAGTCATCTGCTTATGATTCTGCAGTTG ATATGTGGGCAATGGGTGCCATAATGGCCGAGCTGTTGACACTCCATCCTCTTTTCCCTGGCACAAG TGAAGCGGATGAGATTCTCAAGATTTGCAACGTTATTGGTTGCCCAGACGAGCAAACATGGCCCCAGGGATTGTCTCTTGCAGAGGCGATGAAGTATCAGTTCCCACAG ATCAGAGGCAATCAACTGTCGGAGGTAATGAAATCAGCCAGTAGTGAGGCAGTTGACCTTATATCC TCTCTGTGCTCATGGGATCCTTGCAAGAGACCAAAAGCCGCGGAAGTTCTCCAACATGCCTTCTTTAAG GATTGTACTTATGTTCCAGCTGCTGTCCGGCCAAAAGCTGCAGGTCCCCCTAAAACTCCTCCGGGTG tTGGAGTAAGAGGAGTTTCAGGACACATTGCTCGGAGATACTCCACTGGAGCTCTCTCCACAAGCAAACCTGCTGCAAACATATCTATAAAACCGAGCAGCTTATCTAAGATCG GTGTGCAAAGAAAACTTCAATTGGATCGTCAGGCACCACAGAAGAGTACACGGCCCACTGAGAGTAACACCAAACAAACTACTAGTCGAGTACTGGCAAGGAATAGCCCAG GGAACGCGAACCCGATATTAAGGCATTCACGCAGTTTACCTGAAACTGGCCGGGCAACGGTTCAGAAGGTTTCGAGTATCACCGAAAAGCTTGCTCATATGTCTGTGACCTCTCGAACACGCACGGCTGTGAAGCCCCCTGTCCCGCTGTTGAAGGCTGGGCATCTCAAGTCAGACTTCCTCGGGAAATCTGACGAAATCCCTCCGGCAAAGAGATTGACAAGAAAGTTGGTGAGCTAA
- the LOC123137889 gene encoding protein Brevis radix-like 2, with amino-acid sequence MLACIACSTKDGGEDGSRAVGAPNSRDAGKSLTSQLKDMVLKFSGSGKHYKATGSPSFRGNRFHRSSRLAAYPGIIDDSGFTSDGAGEAYSYTRTTSSATAPSTTWDMPKINNGFQPHGRNPSASWIPSIGEEAEEDEEDDEETVVLEEDRVPREWTAQVEPGVHITFVSIPGGAGNDLKRIRFSREMFNKWEAQRWWGENYDRVVELYNVQTFRQQGLSTPSSSIDDAMQRESFYSRAGSTRESPVVLPPSATAASRERPITRTTSYKAACHPSTAVPDPSDHVWAHHFNMLNSAAGASSMPLSAGAPPPYDPSRATTSSLDEASVSVSNASDLEATEWVEQDEPGVHITIRELGDGTRELRRVRFSRERFGEERAKVWWEQNRDRIHTQYL; translated from the exons ATGCTGGCATGCATCGCCTGCTCGACCAAGGACGGTGGAGAGGACGGCTCCCGTGCTGTCGGCGCACCCAACAGCAGGGACGCCGGCAAGTCTCTCACCTCACAG CTCAAGGACATGGTGCTCAAGTTCTCCGGCTCCGGCAAGCACTACAAGGCCACCGGTAGCCCATCCTTCAGGGGCAACCGCTTCCACCGCTCCAGTCGGTTGGCCGCGTACCCGGGCATCATCGACGACTCGGGCTTCACGTCCGACGGGGCCGGCGAGGCGTACAGCTACACGAGAACAACGTCGAGCGCGACCGCCCCGTCGACAACGTGGGACATGCCCAAGATCAACAATGGCTTCCAGCCGCACGGGAGGAACCCGAGCGCGAGCTGGATACCGAGCAtcggggaggaggccgaggaggacgAAGAAGACGATGAGGAGACCGTCGTCCTGGAGGAAGACCGCGTGCCGAGGGAGTGGACCGCGCAGGTGGAGCCCGGCGTGCACATCACTTTCGTCTCCATCCCCGGCGGCGCCGGCAACGACCTAAAGCGCATCCGCTTCAG CCGGGAGATGTTCAACAAGTGGGAGGCGCAGCGGTGGTGGGGCGAGAACTACGACCGCGTGGTGGAGCTGTACAACGTGCAGACGTTCCGGCAGCAGGGCCTCTCGACGCCGTCGTCCTCCATCGACGACGCCATGCAG AGAGAGTCATTCTACTCCCGCGCCGGCTCGACGAGGGAGAGCCCGGTGGTGCTGCCGCCGTCCGCGACGGCGGCGAGCAGGGAGCGGCCCATCACCCGGACCACGTCGTACAAGGCGGCGTGCCACCCGTCCACGGCCGTGCCGGACCCGTCCGACCACGTGTGGGCGCACCACTTCAACATGCTCAACTCGGCCGCGGGCGCGTCGTCGATGCCGTTGAGCGCGGGCGCCCCGCCGCCCTACGACCCGTCGCGCGCCACCACGTCGTCGCTGGACGAGGCGTCCGTGTCGGTGAGCAATGCGAGCGACCTGGAGGCGACGGAGTGGGTGGAGCAGGACGAGCCCGGCGTGCACATCACCATCCGCGAGCTCGGCGACGGCACCCGCGAGCTCCGCCGCGTCCGCTTCAG CCGGGAGCGGTTCGGCGAGGAGCGGGCCAAGGTGTGGTGGGAGCAGAACCGGGACCGGATACACACGCAGTATCTGTAG
- the LOC123137888 gene encoding protein ALP1-like isoform X1: protein MDLDQQKYYYLTMLWRRTLSVIVLLLALWYRNKDGRKFRSGGRKYGPLVERDIYRTNVLVRLIDTSDAICIKQLRMSRAVFYKLCIRLRQKKLLIDTLHVSVEEQVAMFLYMIGQHHTNSSIGFWFWRSSETVSRYFNIVLRAMGELARDLIYIRSTDTHTKITSSPDRFYPYFEGCIGALDGTHVKACVPAHMVDKFRGRKSYPSQNVLAVVDFDLRFTYVLAGWEGSAHDSLVLKDALTRPGGLKIPEGKYFLADAGYAARPGILPPYRGVRYHLNEFAGDRDPTTPKELFNHRHSSLRTTVERAFGTLKSRFKILTQRPFIPLKSQIKVVVACCALHNWILENGPDDYVVDEATWYANLPRSTGRVRDQEADIREWAAKRDLIAQQMWTDRESARDNEADAIPAQYL from the exons ATGGACTTGGATCAGCAAAAATATTATTATCTCACCATGTTGTGGCGGAGAACTCTGTCTGTCATTGTTCTTCTCTTGGCTCTTTGGTATAGAAACAAAGATGGTAGAAAATTTAGAAGTGGAGGAAGAAAGTATGGTCCACTAGTTGAGAGAGACATCTACAGGACTAATGTCCTGGTTAGGCTAATTGACACATCCGATGCAATATGTATCAAGCAACTGCGGATGTCTCGAGCTGTGTTTTACAAGCTATGCATTAGGCTCAGGCAGAAAAAGTTGTTAATTGATACACTACATGTTTCAGTAGAGGAACAAGTAGCAATGTTCCTATACATGATCGGTCAGCATCACACAAATTCATCCATTGGATTTTGGTTCTGGCGATCTAGTGAGACAGTGAGCAGATATTTCAATATTGTTCTTCGTGCGATGGGGGAGTTAGCTCGTGATCTCATTTACATTAGATCAACGGACACACACACAAAAATCACTAGCAGCCCGGACAGATTCTACCCGTATTTTGAG GGATGCATAGGGGCACTAGATGGCACTCATGTTAAGGCTTGTGTTCCTGCCCACATGGTCGACAAGTTTAGGGGCCGCAAGTCATACCCCTCCCAAAATGTGCTAGCAGTTGTTGACTTCGACCTTCGATTCACATATGTTCTAGCTGGTTGGGAGGGCTCTGCCCATGATTCTCTTGTGCTAAAAGATGCCCTCACACGTCCAGGGGGATTAAAAATACCCGAAG GGAAATATTTCTTGGCTGATGCTGGGTATGCTGCGAGGCCAGGGATATTGCCTCCTTATCGTGGTGTGCGCTACCACCTAAACGAATTTGCTGGAGACCGTGACCCAACTACCCCAAAAGAATTGTTCAACCACCGCCATTCATCACTTAGGACCACAGTTGAACGGGCATTTGGGACTCTTAAGAGTCGCTTCAAGATTCTTACTCAAAGGCCCTTCATACCTTTGAAATCTCAGATTAAAGTGGTAGTTGCTTGTTGTGCTTTGCACAATTGGATATTAGAAAATGGTCCAGATGATTATGTTGTGGATGAGGCGACATGGTATGCCAATCTCCCTAGGAGTACTGGGCGGGTTCGTGATCAAGAGGCTGACATACGTGAGTGGGCTGCCAAGCGAGATTTAATCGCTCAGCAAATGTGGACAGATAGAGAGAGTGCACGTGACAATGAGGCTGATGCTATCCCAGCTCAGTATCTTTGA
- the LOC123137888 gene encoding uncharacterized protein isoform X3, translating into MRLMLSQLSIFDVFPCEGTFEGCTVPLMYFHVMGKHKLTLKTEEDSNPRDKYITWTDEATRFMLEWYIDLRKDKPATFKFKKQHHLQCADALNGKFSLGVTQTQVDRHYRQCKEKWGWVRRAMANSGNGLDRTTFTFTLSESEKQRLNKTAVNYLTRPIRFFHQLEELFSDQSHADGSLAVDQTTVNVDDGSDDSEDVRELEGNLIPADSDEADSDTIDRRSPKVDLDGNPLNKKRKCASSSPSKKPTKGKANKKGKVSNDDMVTSIKKLAESLASPIVSVQPMPPADPYANLWKRINALTIPAKDKLEIVAYLSKPDQDIFRSYLNYADETILREWVISYFEPQFHEGGNDGSAAAH; encoded by the exons ATGAGGCTGATGCTATCCCAGCTCAGTATCTTTGATGTATTTCCATGTGAGGGAACATTTGAAGGATGTACTGTACCTTTGATGTATTTCCAT GTCATGGGGAAGCATAAGCTCACTCTGAAGACCGAGGAGGACTCCAATCCTCGTGATAAGTACATAACCTGGACTGACGAGGCGACAAGGTTTATGCTTGAATGGTATATCGACCTTCGTAAGGACAAACCTGCAACTTTCAAGTTCAAGAAACAACACCACTTGCAATGTGCTGATGCTCTAAATGGCAAGTTTTCGCTTGGTGTCACTCAAACCCAAGTGGATCGACACTATCGTCAATGCAAGGAGAAGTGGGGCTGGGTGCGTCGTGCCATGGCCAATAGTGGAAATGGCCTTGACAGAACCACTTTCACATTCACACTTTCTGAGTCAGAAAAGCAAAGACTCAAT AAAACTGCAGTCAATTATCTTACCAGACCCATTAGGTTCTTTCATCAATTGGAAGAGTTATTCTCGGATCAATCTCATGCTGATGGCTCACTCGCAGTTGACCAAACCACTGTCAATGTGGATGATGGTAGTGATGACAGCGAGGATGTGAGGGAACTTGAGGGAAATCTAATTCCAGCAGACAGTGATGAAGCTGACTCTGACACTATTGATCGTCGCAGTCCTAAAGTCGACTTGGATGGCAATCCATTAAACAAGAAGCGCAAGTGTGCATCATCATCACCTTCCAAGAAGCCAACCAAGGGCAAAGCAAACAAGAAGGGCAAGGTATCTAATGATGATATGGTAACCAGTATCAAGAAGCTAGCTGAATCCCTTGCATCCCCTATTGTGTCTGTGCAACCAATGCCACCTGCAGATCCTTATGCAAATCTTTGGAAGCGGATCAATGCCCTTACCATCCCAGCTAAGGATAAACTTGAGATTGTTGCCTATCTATCCAAGCCAGACCAAGATATCTTTCGTAGTTATCTTAACTATGCCGATGAAACAATTCTTCGAGAGTGGGTCATTAGCTACTTTGAGCCTCAGTTTCATGAAGGTGGCAATGATGGATCTGCGGCTGCTCACTGA
- the LOC123137888 gene encoding uncharacterized protein isoform X2 — MYCTFDVFPCEGTFEGCTVPLMYFHAREKLNDVMGKHKLTLKTEEDSNPRDKYITWTDEATRFMLEWYIDLRKDKPATFKFKKQHHLQCADALNGKFSLGVTQTQVDRHYRQCKEKWGWVRRAMANSGNGLDRTTFTFTLSESEKQRLNKTAVNYLTRPIRFFHQLEELFSDQSHADGSLAVDQTTVNVDDGSDDSEDVRELEGNLIPADSDEADSDTIDRRSPKVDLDGNPLNKKRKCASSSPSKKPTKGKANKKGKVSNDDMVTSIKKLAESLASPIVSVQPMPPADPYANLWKRINALTIPAKDKLEIVAYLSKPDQDIFRSYLNYADETILREWVISYFEPQFHEGGNDGSAAAH, encoded by the exons ATGTACTGTACCTTTGATGTATTTCCATGTGAGGGAACATTTGAAGGATGTACTGTACCTTTGATGTATTTCCATGCGAGGGAAAAATTGAACGAT GTCATGGGGAAGCATAAGCTCACTCTGAAGACCGAGGAGGACTCCAATCCTCGTGATAAGTACATAACCTGGACTGACGAGGCGACAAGGTTTATGCTTGAATGGTATATCGACCTTCGTAAGGACAAACCTGCAACTTTCAAGTTCAAGAAACAACACCACTTGCAATGTGCTGATGCTCTAAATGGCAAGTTTTCGCTTGGTGTCACTCAAACCCAAGTGGATCGACACTATCGTCAATGCAAGGAGAAGTGGGGCTGGGTGCGTCGTGCCATGGCCAATAGTGGAAATGGCCTTGACAGAACCACTTTCACATTCACACTTTCTGAGTCAGAAAAGCAAAGACTCAAT AAAACTGCAGTCAATTATCTTACCAGACCCATTAGGTTCTTTCATCAATTGGAAGAGTTATTCTCGGATCAATCTCATGCTGATGGCTCACTCGCAGTTGACCAAACCACTGTCAATGTGGATGATGGTAGTGATGACAGCGAGGATGTGAGGGAACTTGAGGGAAATCTAATTCCAGCAGACAGTGATGAAGCTGACTCTGACACTATTGATCGTCGCAGTCCTAAAGTCGACTTGGATGGCAATCCATTAAACAAGAAGCGCAAGTGTGCATCATCATCACCTTCCAAGAAGCCAACCAAGGGCAAAGCAAACAAGAAGGGCAAGGTATCTAATGATGATATGGTAACCAGTATCAAGAAGCTAGCTGAATCCCTTGCATCCCCTATTGTGTCTGTGCAACCAATGCCACCTGCAGATCCTTATGCAAATCTTTGGAAGCGGATCAATGCCCTTACCATCCCAGCTAAGGATAAACTTGAGATTGTTGCCTATCTATCCAAGCCAGACCAAGATATCTTTCGTAGTTATCTTAACTATGCCGATGAAACAATTCTTCGAGAGTGGGTCATTAGCTACTTTGAGCCTCAGTTTCATGAAGGTGGCAATGATGGATCTGCGGCTGCTCACTGA
- the LOC123137888 gene encoding uncharacterized protein isoform X4: MGKHKLTLKTEEDSNPRDKYITWTDEATRFMLEWYIDLRKDKPATFKFKKQHHLQCADALNGKFSLGVTQTQVDRHYRQCKEKWGWVRRAMANSGNGLDRTTFTFTLSESEKQRLNKTAVNYLTRPIRFFHQLEELFSDQSHADGSLAVDQTTVNVDDGSDDSEDVRELEGNLIPADSDEADSDTIDRRSPKVDLDGNPLNKKRKCASSSPSKKPTKGKANKKGKVSNDDMVTSIKKLAESLASPIVSVQPMPPADPYANLWKRINALTIPAKDKLEIVAYLSKPDQDIFRSYLNYADETILREWVISYFEPQFHEGGNDGSAAAH; the protein is encoded by the exons ATGGGGAAGCATAAGCTCACTCTGAAGACCGAGGAGGACTCCAATCCTCGTGATAAGTACATAACCTGGACTGACGAGGCGACAAGGTTTATGCTTGAATGGTATATCGACCTTCGTAAGGACAAACCTGCAACTTTCAAGTTCAAGAAACAACACCACTTGCAATGTGCTGATGCTCTAAATGGCAAGTTTTCGCTTGGTGTCACTCAAACCCAAGTGGATCGACACTATCGTCAATGCAAGGAGAAGTGGGGCTGGGTGCGTCGTGCCATGGCCAATAGTGGAAATGGCCTTGACAGAACCACTTTCACATTCACACTTTCTGAGTCAGAAAAGCAAAGACTCAAT AAAACTGCAGTCAATTATCTTACCAGACCCATTAGGTTCTTTCATCAATTGGAAGAGTTATTCTCGGATCAATCTCATGCTGATGGCTCACTCGCAGTTGACCAAACCACTGTCAATGTGGATGATGGTAGTGATGACAGCGAGGATGTGAGGGAACTTGAGGGAAATCTAATTCCAGCAGACAGTGATGAAGCTGACTCTGACACTATTGATCGTCGCAGTCCTAAAGTCGACTTGGATGGCAATCCATTAAACAAGAAGCGCAAGTGTGCATCATCATCACCTTCCAAGAAGCCAACCAAGGGCAAAGCAAACAAGAAGGGCAAGGTATCTAATGATGATATGGTAACCAGTATCAAGAAGCTAGCTGAATCCCTTGCATCCCCTATTGTGTCTGTGCAACCAATGCCACCTGCAGATCCTTATGCAAATCTTTGGAAGCGGATCAATGCCCTTACCATCCCAGCTAAGGATAAACTTGAGATTGTTGCCTATCTATCCAAGCCAGACCAAGATATCTTTCGTAGTTATCTTAACTATGCCGATGAAACAATTCTTCGAGAGTGGGTCATTAGCTACTTTGAGCCTCAGTTTCATGAAGGTGGCAATGATGGATCTGCGGCTGCTCACTGA